Part of the Tribolium castaneum strain GA2 chromosome 4, icTriCast1.1, whole genome shotgun sequence genome is shown below.
aaaaaaccaGTCGGTATGGTAGGTCGCACCATTGCCAGAAATTTCTAGGTTAGAATACCCAGCAAAAAACCAGGCTAGAATGGCAAATTTGGGCCGAATTGCCCTCCAACGTGTTTTTTTGAGCGGCCAAAGGCACCTAACGTGTGCCCCTATCGTTTCTTTGCGCCCCATTCGTAAAAAAACAGGTGAGGGAAAGTGGGGTTAGGTCAAAAAACTTGTGGAAATTTCCAATTATTTTGGCCCCAACGCAAATATTTATCAATTGGAAtgtgtttacaatttaacaACGCCCGGTTTGTTGTTTGCCGGtaagtgaggttatgtttgGTTTCAGGAGCTGCGTTTTTTGTCCGTTGTACGAGCACAAGCCCCAATGCGAGTAAAGCGTCTGATGAGGAGCACCACTCGATTATCAAAGACACGGAAAAGCCGAAAGGCGAGCCCACCAAGCACGAATTCCAGGCCGAGACTAGAATGTTGCTTGATATAGTGGCAAGATCGCTGTATTCCGACAAGGAGGTGTTTGTCAGGGAGCTGATTTCGAACGCGAGTGACGCGTTAGAGAAGTTTAGGTATCTGACGGTGTCGGACCGTGAGGGCCTGCGGGACCCCAACCGGGTCCTGGAAATCCACATTTCGACCGATAAGCAGGCCCGGACTTTGACGATTCAAGACACCGGGATTGGCATGTCGAAGGAGGAGCTGATCGCGAATTTGGGCGTCATTGCACGGTCGGGCTCCAAAGCCTTTATCGAGCAACTCAAGTCGAAGGAACTGACCTCCGACAGTAGCAACAACATTATCGGGCAGTTCGGTGTGGGTTTTTACAGCGTTTTCATGGTGGCTGATAGGGTGGATGTCTACACGCGGTCCTCGATGGAGGACCAGGGCTACAAATGGAGCTCTGACGGCACAGGCTCGTACCAGATCCAGGACGCTGAGGGGGTGCAGTGCGGCACGAAAATCGTGCTGCATTTGAAAACCGACTGTCGCGAGTTTTGCGACGAAACTACCgtcgaaaatgtcataaatAAGTACAGCAATTTCATCGGAAGTCCCATTTATTTGAACGGGAAAAAAGCGAATATCGTGCAACCAGTGTGGTTGTCTGAGCCTAAAAGTGTGACGGTGCAACAGCACAACGAGTTCTATCGCTTCATAAGTGGGAGTTATGACGTCCCGAGATATATACTACATTACAAAACGGATGTCCCATTGTCCATTCATGCCTTGTTGTATTTTCCCGAGGGAAAGCCAGGTTGGgtgaaattgtagaaaaaattaggtGTGTGATTAAGGGTTTTAGGGCTGTTTGAGATGTCGCGTGAGGTGGAGTCGGGGGTCGCCCTCTATACGAGAAaggttttgattaaaaataaaactgataatATTCTCCCCAAGTGGCTAAGATTCGTTAAGGGGGTCGTTGATTCTGAAGACATTCCGTTGAATCTTAGCCGCGAGTTGCTGCAAAACAGCGCACTTATTAGGTACAGTATCGCCTCTTTACCCGGCTACCAATAATTTAAAGACAAGGgtattttgtgtaaattttatttttgtaaggcTTATCAGCTTACGTAAATCACCTCGTATGTGATagcaaaatatttctttatttattgatttttttcaacctaAAGAATCCTCTCAAACAAAGCTGTGTTATTTGAATCATCATGTATATCAGaaatttttctgtattttttttttttttgtaaacaattggTTTAGACAATTAGAATCAAATTTGCCCATggcgtttttggcaaaattttagtattttaatATTCAGTATTTATACTTGTGTCTTAATAATTtcaggaatattttttttccttaaaaaaaattgatttcgttttttcaagacctcatttattaaaacttgcttttatttttttttgttgtctacgaaggactataagttaggagacgaaactagatacaaaatcgcacccaaaaaaaatagtacagcagtgtaaaatgagggcgcttccagcgttataccgtctcggtgtcaaatcgttttaaattaattaaaattcaaccagttcactaattacttggaaaaaaatgcacaaatgttgagctttgcattctCAATAGAGTGAGAAAAACTGaggactaaaattttcatgagaaacatgagaaaaaaattatttaagatttaaaatttgcgcttcgttccgtatttttcaaaacgctgcgaatacggttaaagatacaagaaaaatgttcagaagaaagttgtagagaattaaatttgctttaaaaaagtcagcgagaccatatctttatcttcaacggtttaggttttaaagacgttcaaagatgctcaagcgacggatttccaccattttgccggtggtcaagtattagaaagtgaatttatacccaaaccgttggagatagaaatatggtgtcgcggacttttttgtagcaaatttaattctctacaacgtcgtaccttacatttttttgtatctttaaccgtattcgcggcgttttgataaataggcgacggtgcccaaaaaattatcgcttagaattattgcgtttttttgcaaacgcatcgaatacggttgaagatacaaaaaagtgaaagagacgaggttgtagagaattaaattttctacaaaaaagtccgcgacacgatatgtctatcttcaacggtttaggtataaattcattttccaatacttgaccatcGGCAAAATGACGGAAATccatcgcttgagcgtctttgaatgactttggggcctaaatggttgaagatagagatatggtctcgcggacttttttaaaggaaatttaattctccacAACTTTcctctgaacatttttcttgtatctgtaaccgtattcgcagcgttttgaaaaatatggggcagagtgcaaattggtaaaactttgaaatttttttaaacatagtttaggatataatttttatctcCGATTAGTGAGAATTtgatgctctatctgcctgtatttttttattcgccttgtgctaatcgttatttaattacaacaattt
Proteins encoded:
- the LOC135265840 gene encoding heat shock protein 75 kDa, mitochondrial-like, with product MANLGRIALQRVFLSGQRHLTCAPIVSLRPIRKKTGAAFFVRCTSTSPNASKASDEEHHSIIKDTEKPKGEPTKHEFQAETRMLLDIVARSLYSDKEVFVRELISNASDALEKFRYLTVSDREGLRDPNRVLEIHISTDKQARTLTIQDTGIGMSKEELIANLGVIARSGSKAFIEQLKSKELTSDSSNNIIGQFGVGFYSVFMVADRVDVYTRSSMEDQGYKWSSDGTGSYQIQDAEGVQCGTKIVLHLKTDCREFCDETTVENVINKYSNFIGSPIYLNGKKANIVQPVWLSEPKSVTVQQHNEFYRFISGSYDVPRYILHYKTDVPLSIHALLYFPEGKPGLFEMSREVESGVALYTRKVLIKNKTDNILPKWLRFVKGVVDSEDIPLNLSRELLQNSALIRKLRDVLTSRVVKFLLDQLNKKPDEYEKFYADYGLFIKEGIITNPIQTEKEDCAKLLLFESSHKKQGEKVSLSEYTERAKDSRTIFYLAAPSRSLAEASPYYESLKSKQQEVLFCYEPYDELVLMQLQQFKGFKLVSVEKDMRDDKAANDLSNLGEDSLKRSEVNELSEWIKSKLSGKAVDVNATTRLENHPCVVTVEEMAAARHFIRTQSHQLSEDRRYAILQPKFEINPRHPIIKKLHKLMTSDPHLAELLANQLFANSMVGAGLVEDPRVLLTSMNALLTKALEKH